A genome region from Solanum pennellii chromosome 12, SPENNV200 includes the following:
- the LOC107007437 gene encoding V-type proton ATPase subunit H-like — MTIENAELTTEQVLRRDIPWETYMTTKLISGTDLQLLRRYDKMAESYKSQLLDNDGPAYIRVFVTTLRDIFKDETVEYVLALIDEMLTANPRRARLFHDSSLSNEDTYEPFLRFLWKGNWFIQEKSCKILSLIVSARPNVQNVADANGDASSSKRTLTTMENILNGLVDWLCAQLRKPSHPSCSIPSAINSLATLLKEPVVRRSFVQADGVKLLVPLISPASTQQSIQLLYETCLCVWLLSYYEPAIEYLATSRALPRLIEVVKGSTKEKVVRVVILTLRNLLARGSFGSQMVDLDVLQIVQSLKAQAWSDEDLLDALNQLEGGLKANIKKLSSYDKYKQEVLLGSLDWSPMHKDPLFWKENITCFEENGFQILRVLMTILDTSNDSRTLAVACYDLSQFIQCHPAGRVIVADLKAKERVMKLLNHGTAEVTKNALLCIQRLFLGAKYASFLQA; from the exons ATGACAATTGAAAACGCTGAGCTCACCACCGAGCAG GTTTTGAGGAGGGATATTCCATGGGAGACTTACATGACCACGAAGCTGATCAGCGGAACAGATCTTCAGCTGTTAAGGCGTTATGATAAAATGGCTGAAAGCTACAAATCTCAGTTGCTGGATAAT GACGGTCCAGCTTATATCCGTGTTTTTGTCACTACTTTACGAGATATCTTCAAGGACGAAACCGTGGAATATGTTTTAGCTTTAATTGATGAAATGCTTACAG CAAACCCAAGAAGAGCGAGATTATTCCATGATAGCTCTTTATCCAATGAAGACACTTATGAACCTTTCCTCAG ATTTCTTTGGAAAGGTAATTGGTTCATCCAAGAGAAGAGCTGTAAGATTCTCTCTTTGATAGTGAG TGCCAGGCCAAATGTTCAGAATGTTGCTGATGCAAATGGAGATGCCTCGAGTTCAAAGAGGACACTCACCACTATGGAAAATATTCTGAATGGCCTAGTAGATTGGCTATGCGCACAG CTGAGAAAGCCTTCTCATCCTAGTTGTAGCATTCCCTCTGCAATCAATTCTCTTGCAACACTGTTGAAGGAGCCTGTTGTTCGACGTTCATTTGTTCAAGCTGATGGAGTGAAGCTGCTCGTTCCTTTAATTTCACCAGCATCTACTCAGCAGTCCATTCAG CTTCTCTACGAGACATGTCTATGCGTTTGGCTTCTGTCTTACTATGAACCTGCAATTGAGTACTTGGCTACTTCTAGGGCCCTACCTCGATTGATTGAAGTTGTTAAAGGTTCGACAAAGGAGAAG GTAGTCAGAGTTGTCATCTTGACACTTAGGAATTTGCTTGCCAGAGGGTCATTTGGTTCTCAAATGGTAGACCTGGATGTGCTGCAAATTGTACAGAGCTTGAAAGCGCAAGCCTGGAGTGATGAG GACCTTTTGGACGCTCTGAATCAACTTGAAGGAGGATTGAAGGCCAACATCAAAAAATTGAGTTCGTACGATAAGTACAAGCAGGAAGTCCTACTTGGCAGTCTTGATTGGTCCCCCATGCATAAAGATCCTCTATTCTGGAAGGAAAATATAACTTGTTTCGAGGAGAACGGATTTCAG ATTTTGAGAGTGCTCATGACGATTTTGGATACATCAAATGATTCAAGGACACTTGCTGTAGCTTGCTATGACTTGTCACAGTTCATTCAGTGCCATCCTGCGGGGCGAGTCATAGTGGCTGACCTCAAAGCTAAGGAACGGGTAATGAAACTATTGAACCATGGAACTGCAGAGGTCACGAAAAACGCCCTGCTTTGCATCCAGAGGCTTTTCTTAGGCGCCAAATACGCCAGCTTTTTGCAGGCTTAA